One genomic segment of Ipomoea triloba cultivar NCNSP0323 chromosome 9, ASM357664v1 includes these proteins:
- the LOC116030536 gene encoding uncharacterized protein LOC116030536, translating to MGILSWFKGGNKQASSSNSNSKPAPNPKPQISSQGQEAPGMNGAVEVSRPLDITVFEFGSVAASVDKVTLAGYCPVSEELEPCRWEILPASGSDAPQFRVVF from the coding sequence ATGGGTATTCTCTCTTGGTTTAAAGGCGGCAATAAACAAGCTTCTTCTTCGAACTCAAACTCAAAGCCCGCCCCGAACCCGAAGCCCCAGATTTCTTCCCAGGGGCAGGAGGCCCCAGGCATGAACGGAGCCGTCGAGGTTTCCAGACCCCTTGACATCACCGTTTTCGAGTTCGGGTCGGTCGCCGCTTCCGTGGACAAGGTAACTCTTGCTGGGTACTGCCCGGTTTCCGAAGAGCTCGAGCCCTGCCGCTGGGAGATTCTTCCGGCCAGTGGCTCCGATGCCCCACAGTTTCGCGTCGTCTTTTGA